One Verrucomicrobiia bacterium DNA segment encodes these proteins:
- the purF gene encoding amidophosphoribosyltransferase encodes MSGENIKDHCGVFGAFNLPNAAYITYLGLFALQHRGEESAGICSSDGENLHLHKGMGLVGDVFNEKVLASLPGQHAIGHTRYSTTGSSSLINAQPYRVDYSRGQVAIGHNGNLTNAQILRAELEAYGSIFGSTTDSELFIHLMAKPSYRSPEEAVIESVKRVEGAFSVVMLKENQLFAVRDPHGFRPLCFGKLGGGYVVASETCAFDLIDADYIRDVQPGEVLIIDDKGPRSFFPFEDQGKKKAHCIFEHVYFARPDSLVFGDNVAQVREKMGRNLAKEHPVQADIVVPVPDSGNFAALGYAQESGIPLAHGFTRNHYIGRTFINPTQSMRATKIKIKLNPIREMIHGKRVIVVDDSIVRGNTARSRVKLLRRAGAKEVHMRISCPPHISPCYYGIDFPSKQELLACNNSMEEIKKFLDVESIGYLSLDGMLSAASHEKSLYCAACFTGHYPTPVSDEIDKLKLEKKRS; translated from the coding sequence ATGAGCGGCGAAAACATCAAAGACCATTGCGGCGTGTTCGGGGCCTTCAATCTTCCCAACGCGGCCTACATCACGTATCTCGGCCTGTTCGCGCTCCAGCACCGCGGCGAAGAATCGGCCGGTATCTGCTCGAGTGACGGGGAAAACCTGCACCTGCACAAGGGCATGGGGCTTGTCGGCGACGTGTTCAACGAAAAAGTCCTCGCCTCGCTGCCGGGCCAGCATGCCATCGGGCATACACGCTATTCCACAACAGGATCGTCCAGCCTGATCAATGCCCAGCCTTACCGCGTGGATTACTCCCGTGGCCAGGTGGCCATCGGCCATAACGGCAATCTCACGAATGCCCAGATTCTCCGCGCGGAACTCGAGGCTTACGGTTCGATTTTCGGCAGCACCACGGATTCGGAACTCTTTATCCACCTGATGGCCAAGCCTTCATACCGTTCTCCGGAAGAGGCTGTCATCGAATCCGTCAAAAGGGTGGAAGGCGCCTTCAGTGTCGTGATGCTCAAAGAAAACCAGCTCTTCGCGGTCCGGGACCCACACGGCTTCCGTCCGTTGTGCTTCGGCAAACTCGGCGGAGGATACGTCGTGGCTTCCGAGACCTGCGCGTTCGATCTCATCGATGCGGATTACATTCGCGACGTCCAGCCCGGGGAAGTCCTGATCATCGACGACAAAGGCCCGCGCAGCTTCTTCCCGTTTGAAGACCAGGGAAAAAAGAAGGCCCATTGCATTTTCGAACACGTGTATTTCGCGAGACCGGACTCGCTTGTTTTTGGGGATAACGTGGCGCAGGTGCGTGAAAAAATGGGAAGGAACCTTGCCAAGGAGCATCCGGTGCAGGCGGACATTGTCGTGCCCGTTCCGGATTCGGGGAACTTCGCAGCCCTGGGTTATGCCCAGGAGTCGGGCATCCCGCTGGCGCACGGCTTCACCCGCAATCACTACATCGGAAGGACGTTTATCAATCCTACGCAATCCATGCGGGCCACCAAGATCAAGATCAAGCTGAACCCGATCCGGGAGATGATCCACGGCAAGCGCGTGATCGTGGTCGACGACTCCATTGTCCGCGGCAACACGGCACGCTCGCGCGTCAAGCTTTTGAGGCGCGCCGGAGCAAAAGAAGTCCATATGCGGATCAGCTGCCCGCCGCATATTTCGCCGTGTTATTACGGCATCGATTTCCCGTCCAAGCAAGAATTGCTGGCCTGCAACAACTCCATGGAGGAGATCAAAAAATTTCTCGACGTGGAGAGCATCGGCTACCTCAGCCTTGACGGCATGCTCAGTGCGGCCAGCCATGAGAAGAGCCTCTATTGCGCTGCCTGCTTTACGGGGCATTATCCCACGCCGGTTTCTGACGAGATCGACAAGCTCAAGCTCGAAAAAAAGCGCAGTTAA
- the purL gene encoding phosphoribosylformylglycinamidine synthase subunit PurL, with product MTKTPEKITPEMIAAHGITQPEYEKIVKILGREPNFTELGIFSVMWSEHCSYKNSKPILKTFPTEGPDLLVKAGEENAGIVDIGDGLAVCFKIESHNHPSAIEPFQGAATGVGGILRDIFTMGARPILLMNSLRFGSLEKPVTKRLFRGVVAGIAHYGNCIGVPTIGGEVYFDECYEGNPLVNAMALGIMKKDEIVRAKASGVGNPVYYVGAATGRDGLGGAAFASKELSEESHEDRPAVQVGDPFMEKLLMEACLELIKTDALVAMQDMGAAGLTCSTCETASRGDIGIEIDLQKVPRRETGMVPYEIMLSESQERMLIIAQKGKEKKIEDIFNKWDLHAVKIGEIKAGTLMTVYDGPEKVAVIPARALAEEGPIYVREEAVPAYLEETRKFDPSSVKEPQDCTAVLKKLLGHPTIASKGWVWRQYDHMVRTDTVFYPGHDAALIRVKGTKRGIAVSTDCNSLYCYLDPFEGGKIAVAESARNVVCSGARPVAITNCLNFGNPMKPDVFWQFHQSVNGMIASCKALNTPVTGGNVSFYNESPKAAIYPTPTVGMVGILDDLSKRVPSHFQNEGDILFLAGDTYDEIGGSHYLMIEHGLKKGLPPRLDLAKEKALQNFILAMGDSCLLKSCHDLAEGGLAVALAESCFGKEEGIGAVVDQLDLVTPRAADKKSLRKDSLLFGESQSRVLITVKPEHKEEILRKAKSFSVPLYQIGRTGGKELHVGDAIRAKIADLREIYDSAIPKKMEQ from the coding sequence ATGACGAAAACTCCTGAAAAAATCACGCCGGAAATGATCGCCGCGCACGGCATCACGCAGCCCGAATACGAAAAGATCGTGAAGATTCTGGGGCGCGAGCCCAATTTCACGGAACTCGGGATTTTCAGCGTGATGTGGAGCGAGCATTGCTCTTATAAAAATTCCAAGCCCATCCTCAAGACCTTTCCGACCGAAGGCCCGGACCTGCTCGTGAAGGCGGGTGAAGAGAACGCCGGTATCGTGGACATCGGCGACGGCCTGGCCGTCTGCTTCAAGATCGAAAGCCACAACCATCCATCAGCCATCGAGCCTTTCCAGGGCGCGGCCACGGGCGTGGGCGGCATTCTGCGCGATATCTTCACCATGGGCGCGCGGCCGATTCTCCTGATGAACTCGCTCCGCTTCGGCAGCCTGGAAAAGCCCGTGACCAAGAGGCTTTTCCGCGGCGTGGTCGCGGGCATCGCGCATTACGGCAACTGCATCGGCGTGCCGACGATCGGCGGCGAAGTTTATTTCGACGAATGTTACGAAGGCAATCCTCTCGTCAATGCCATGGCGCTCGGCATCATGAAAAAAGACGAGATCGTGCGCGCGAAAGCAAGCGGCGTGGGCAATCCGGTTTACTACGTCGGCGCGGCCACGGGACGCGACGGTCTGGGCGGCGCGGCGTTTGCCTCGAAGGAACTCAGTGAAGAAAGCCACGAAGACCGGCCCGCGGTGCAGGTGGGTGATCCGTTCATGGAAAAACTTTTGATGGAAGCCTGCCTCGAGCTGATCAAGACCGACGCGCTGGTCGCCATGCAGGATATGGGCGCGGCCGGTCTCACCTGCTCGACCTGCGAAACCGCGTCCAGAGGCGACATCGGCATCGAGATCGATTTGCAGAAAGTGCCGCGCCGTGAGACCGGCATGGTGCCGTACGAAATCATGCTTTCCGAATCCCAGGAGCGCATGCTCATCATCGCGCAGAAGGGCAAGGAAAAGAAAATCGAAGACATTTTCAACAAGTGGGATCTGCATGCCGTGAAGATCGGCGAGATCAAAGCAGGGACCCTCATGACCGTGTATGATGGTCCGGAAAAAGTGGCGGTGATTCCCGCGCGTGCTCTGGCCGAAGAAGGCCCCATCTATGTGCGCGAAGAAGCCGTGCCCGCTTATTTGGAAGAAACGCGGAAGTTTGATCCGTCCTCGGTGAAAGAGCCCCAGGATTGCACGGCCGTGCTCAAGAAGCTTCTTGGCCATCCCACGATTGCCTCGAAGGGCTGGGTGTGGCGCCAGTACGACCACATGGTGCGGACGGACACGGTTTTCTATCCCGGCCATGACGCGGCGCTCATCCGGGTGAAGGGCACGAAACGCGGCATCGCGGTTTCGACCGACTGCAACAGCCTGTATTGCTATCTCGATCCTTTCGAAGGCGGCAAGATCGCCGTGGCCGAATCCGCCCGCAACGTGGTTTGTTCCGGCGCGCGGCCTGTTGCGATTACCAACTGCCTGAACTTCGGCAATCCCATGAAGCCCGACGTCTTCTGGCAATTTCATCAGTCCGTGAACGGCATGATCGCGTCCTGCAAGGCGCTGAACACGCCGGTGACGGGCGGCAACGTGAGCTTCTATAACGAAAGCCCGAAGGCCGCGATTTATCCCACGCCTACGGTGGGCATGGTCGGTATCCTGGACGATCTCTCGAAGCGCGTGCCTTCGCATTTTCAAAACGAAGGTGACATTCTTTTCCTGGCCGGCGACACGTACGATGAAATCGGCGGCTCGCATTACCTTATGATCGAGCATGGGCTGAAAAAAGGACTGCCGCCGCGGCTCGACCTCGCGAAGGAAAAAGCGCTGCAGAATTTTATCCTGGCCATGGGGGATTCCTGCCTTCTGAAATCCTGCCACGATCTCGCTGAGGGCGGTTTGGCCGTTGCGCTTGCCGAGAGCTGCTTCGGTAAAGAAGAGGGGATAGGCGCCGTGGTGGACCAGCTAGATCTGGTCACGCCGAGGGCCGCGGACAAGAAATCGCTGCGCAAAGACTCGCTGCTCTTCGGCGAAAGCCAGAGCCGCGTGCTGATCACCGTGAAGCCCGAACACAAAGAGGAAATCCTGCGCAAGGCCAAGTCGTTTTCCGTGCCGCTTTACCAGATCGGGCGGACAGGCGGCAAGGAACTTCACGTCGGCGACGCGATTCGTGCTAAAATAGCGGACCTGCGCGAAATTTACGATTCGGCCATTCCCAAAAAGATGGAGCAGTAA
- the purQ gene encoding phosphoribosylformylglycinamidine synthase subunit PurQ has protein sequence MKAAVVVFPGSNCDTDCYNVLKDVMGMKVEFVWHKDAALGEAELIVLPGGFSYGDYLRTGAVARFSRVMEAVKKHADQGKPVIGICNGFQILLEAGLLPGAMLRNLSLSFICKHVWLRVEDTNSIFTRHFKKGETISLPIAHGEGNYYCSDDTLKRLQDESRVAFRYSSKDGDVSAAFNPNGAKSNIAGILNEKRNVLGMMPHPERASEDVLGCDHGRKIWESILDVTMGSRT, from the coding sequence GTCCTGAAGGACGTGATGGGCATGAAGGTCGAATTCGTGTGGCACAAGGACGCGGCGCTCGGAGAGGCCGAGCTCATCGTGCTTCCGGGCGGCTTCAGCTACGGCGATTACCTGCGCACCGGCGCGGTCGCGCGTTTTTCGCGGGTGATGGAAGCCGTGAAAAAGCACGCGGACCAAGGCAAGCCCGTCATCGGCATCTGTAACGGTTTTCAAATTCTTCTCGAAGCGGGACTTCTTCCCGGCGCCATGCTGCGCAATCTCTCCCTTTCCTTTATTTGCAAGCACGTGTGGCTGCGCGTGGAAGACACGAACAGCATTTTCACGCGGCATTTCAAGAAAGGCGAGACGATCTCGCTTCCGATCGCGCACGGCGAAGGCAATTATTATTGCAGCGACGACACGCTGAAGCGCCTGCAGGACGAGTCGCGTGTCGCGTTCCGCTACAGCTCCAAAGACGGCGACGTTTCCGCGGCTTTCAATCCGAACGGGGCCAAGAGCAATATCGCCGGCATCCTCAACGAAAAGCGAAACGTATTGGGCATGATGCCGCATCCCGAGCGCGCGAGCGAAGACGTGCTGGGCTGCGATCACGGCCGCAAGATCTGGGAGAGCATCCTGGACGTCACGATGGGATCGCGGACATGA